GGGACCGGGGGAGGCTGCCCGGCCCGCACCCGCCACCGGGCCACGAGGGAGGGTGAACGCCGGATGCGCCTGCTGCACACGTCGGACTGGCACCTGGGCCACACGCTGTATGACGTCTCACGGGAAGTGGAGCACGCCGCGTTCCTGACGTGGCTGTTGGACACGCTGGAGTCCCAGGAGGTGGATGCGCTCCTGGTGGCCGGGGACATCTTCGACACGGCCAACCCCAGCGCGGAGGCGCAGGCGGCCTGGTACCACTTCATCGCGCGGGCCCGGCGCACGCTGCCGAAGCTGGACGTGGTGGTGGTGGGCGGCAACCACGACTCCGCCGCGCGCCTGGACGCGCCGGATCCGCTGTTCCACGCCCTGGGCGTGCGCGTGGTGGGCGGCCTGCCGCGCCACCGGGGCGGACTGGAGATGGAGCGGCTGGTGGTGCCGGTGCACGACGCGCGCGGGAAGGTGGGCGCGTGGGTGGCGGCGGTGCCGTACCTGCGGCCCTCGGACCTGCCGTCCGTGCCGGACGGTGAAGGGGACCGGCTGGTGGGGGGCGTGCGCTCCGTCTACGCGGAGGTGCTGGAGGCGGCGCGCAGGCGGCGGCGGTCCGGGCAGGCGCTGGTGGCCATGGGCCATTGCTACATGACGGGCTCGGAGCTGTCGGAGCTGAGCGAGCGGAAGATATTGGGCGGCAACCAGCATGCGCTGCCGGTGGAGTTGTTCCCGGAGGACGTCGCGTACGCGGCGCTGGGGCACCTGCACAAGGCGCAGCGCGTGGGGGGCCGCGAGGGCGTGCGCTACAGCGGCTCTCCCTTGCCGCTGTCCCTGTCGGAGGCGCACTACCGGCACCAGGTGCTGGTGCTGGACGTGGAGGACGGCGCGCTGACGCAGGTGCGTCCGCTGTCGGTGCCCCGCACCACGGACATGATGCGGGTGCCCGCGCGGGACGCTGCGCCGCTGCCGGAGGTGCTGGAGCTGCTGGCGGCGCTGCCCGCGTACGAGGCGGGGGCCCCGGAGTCGATGCGGCCGTACCTGGAGGTCTGCGTGTCGCTGCCCCGGCCGGAGCCGGCGCTGCGCCACAAGGTGGAGAAGGCGCTGGAGGGGCGGGCGGCGCGGCTGGTGAAGCTGACGCCGTTCTACACGGGCACGGGCGGGGCGCTGGCGGACGTGCGGCCGGGGCTGTCGCTGCGGGAGCGCACGCCGGAGGACGTGTTCCTCGCCCGGTATGCGCGGGACTTCAAGGAGGCGCCCTCGCCGGGGCTGCTGGAGTCGTTCCACGCGCTGCTCACGCAGGTGCAGGAGGACGCGTCGTGAAGATCCTGGCGATTCGCGGCAGCAACCTTACGAGCTTCGCGGGGGACTTCGCGCTGGAGCTGGACCGGGCGCCGCTGGACCGGCTGGGGCTGTTCGCCATCTCCGGCGCGACGGGGGCGGGGAAGAGCACGCTGCTGGATGCGCTGTGCCTGGCGCTGTTCGACCGCACGCCCCGGCTGGGTGGGCCCAGCAAGGTGCTGGTGGGCCGCGCGGACGAGGACGAGGAGGCGCGGCTGTCCGCGTACGACGTGCGCGGCATGCTGCGGCGCGGGGCGGGCAAGGGCCACGCGGAGGTGGACTTCCTGGGCAAGGACGGGCGGCGCTACCGGGCCCGGTGGAACGTGTGGCGTGCGCGCGAGCGCGCGGAGGGGCGCTTCCGGCCGCAGGAGCTGAGCCTGACGGACGTGGCCTCGGGGCAGGTGTTCGGCCGCACCAAGGGCGAGGTGCTCCACGCGATTCAGGAGCGGCTGGGGCTGTCGTTCGACCAGTTCCGGCGCTCGGCGCTGCTGGCGCAGGGCGAGTTCGCGGCGTTCCTGCGCGCGGACGCGAACGAGCGCGCGGAGCTGCTGGAGCGGATGACGGGCACGGAGGTGTACAGCCGCGTGTCCATCGCCGCGCATGAGAAGAACGCGAAGGAGCAGGAGGAGCTGAAGCGGCTGTCGCAGGGGCTCGCGGCCATCGCGCTGATGTCCGACGCCGACCGCGAGGGCGTGCGCGTCCAACTGGGCGAGGAGGAGGCGGCGCGGGTCCGCGAGGAGGCCCGGTCGCGCGAGGCGGAGGCGGCCCGGTCCTGGTACGCGCAGCGCGCGGAGTTCGTGGGACAGGAGCAGCAGGCCGAAAGCGCGGTGGCCCGGGCGGAGTCGGAGCGGGAGGCGGCGGCGCCTCGCGAGGCCTTGCTGGAGTCGGTGCGCGCGGCGGAGGGCTTCCGAGCGGTGGTGTCCGCGGTGGAGGCCGCGGAGCAGGGCTGCGTGAGGGCGGAGGCCGAGCAGCTGGAGCGGGCCTCGCAGGCGGAGGCGGCGCTCGCGGCGGCGGCGGCGCAGCGGCAGGTGCGGATGCAGGCGGAGGTCGCGCGGGCGGCGGCGCTGGATGCCGAGGCGTCGGTGCGTCCGGCGCTGGAGGAGGCCGCGACGCTGGACACGCGCCGCGCGGAGGCGGAGCGCGAGGCCCGTGAGGCCGCGGAGCTGGCGAAGCAGGCGAAGGCCGCGGAGGCGTCGGCTCGCGATGCGCTGGCGCTGGTGCAGGCGGCGGAAGCGAAGGCCCAGGGGCTGGTGGACTCGGCCGAGGCGTGGCGCGCGTCGCACGCGAGCTGGGAGTCCCTGGCCACGGAGTGGCCGCGCTGGCAGCGCGAGCTGGAGCGCTTCGCCGTGGCGCTGAAGGAGGAACAGGCGGCCGGCGCGGACGTGGACCGGCTGGGGAAGGACGCGGACCGCCTGGGCAACGAGGCCCAGGCGCGCCGTGAGGAGCACCAGGGCGCGGTCGAGTCGGAGGCGCAGGCGCAGGCCCTGGCGACGCACGCGGAGGCCGCGCTGGGCGAGGATGGCGGCGCGGCGCGGCGGGCGCTCCGGGAAGCGCTGCTGGCGCGACAGGAGGTCCTGGGGGCGTTGACGCTCGCGGGTGAAGGCGCTCGGGCGGAGGGCGCGGCGGAAGGGGACGCGGCGGCGGAGGTGAAGGCGCACCGCGAGGTCTCCCAGCGCGCGGCGGCGGAGGCGAAGGACGCGGCGGCGCGGCGGGCGACCCAGGAGGCGATGCTCCACGAAGCGCGCCGCGCGCAGTCTCGCGCGGAGGCGACGCAGGGCCTGGCCTCGCACCGGGCCGCGCTGCATGAAGGTGAGCCGTGTCCGCTGTGCGGCGCGCTCGAACATCCGTATGCCCGGGAGGCTTCCGCGCTGGAGGGGCTGGTCGCGGAGACCGCGGCCCGGGTGCTGGAGCTGGAGTCCGCGCGGGATGCGGCGGCGAAGCAGGAGAGCGCGGCGAGCGTGCGGCAGGCGACCGCGGACACGGCCGCGACCCAGGCCGAAGCCCGGCGCGACACGGCCGCCCGAAAGCGCACGGCACACCGTGACGCCTGGAGCGCGGCGCGCGAACGGTGGACCCGCGCGGTGCTTCCGGGGGAGGACACGGCAGGGCCGGCCGATGCGAAGGCTTCGTCACGAGGCTCGAAGGACCCTGCCGTTGCTGCGAACGCGGAAGCCGGGCGCTCAAGTCCTGCGGATGCGAAGGCGTCACTCGGTTCGACGGACCACGCTGCTGCATCGCCTCCCGAGGACGCGGAGGCCAGCACCTCCCAGACGTGGATCCATTCAGCTCAGGAGGACGTGCGCGCGCGGCTCGCGACCCTTCGTGACGAAGAGGCTTCCGCGGAGGCCCGCGCCAGTGCGGCTCGTGAAGCCCGGGCCCTGCTGGAGACCCGGCGCACCCGGCGCGAAGGCGCGGCCGATGCCCTTCGCAAGGCCGAGGACGCTCAGTCCCGCGCGGCCCAGTCCCACCGGGATGCGCTGCTTCGCCGGGACACCGCCCGCGATGCCCGCGAGCTCGCCCTCGCCGAGGTGTCCCCTCCGTTCGCCAGCGAGGAGGTCACCTGGAAGGACAAGCTCGCCGCGGACCCCGTGCGCTTCCAGGGCCAGTGCCTGGCGCGCGTGACGAAGTGGCGCGAGAAGCTCGCGGAGCTGGAGGCCTCTCGCAAGCGCCTGGAGGAGCAACAGGGCCTGCGTGCCCGTGAAGAGGTCCGCCTCCAGGCCCGGCTCGAGGACGCACAGACCGCCGCCCACCGCGCGGGCCTCAAGGACACGGCCTTCCAGGACGCGTCCAGGGCCCGCGCCCGGCTGCTCCAGGGCCGCCCCACGCAGGAGGTGCGCGCGGAGCTCCAGGCGCGCATCGACGCCGCCCAGGCCACCTACGAGCGCGCCCGCGAGGACTCCGAAGCCCTCCAGCAGGCGGAGAAGGTGGCCACCGCCCGCGCCGAGGACGCCGTGCGCCTGCGCACCGAGGCCGCCCTCACCCTCGACCGCGCCCAGGCCGTCCTCACGGAGCGCCTCGCCGGCCATGGCACCACCTTGGAGCAGCTCAAGGCCCTGCTGGCTCGCGGCGCCGCCTGGTGCGACTCGGAGGCCCGCGCGCTCAACGCCCTGCGCGAGTCCGTGGCCCAGGCCCGCGCCGTCCTCGGGGAGCGCCGCGAGCGCCGAGTCCGCCATGAGGCCTCCGGGCTCCCCTCGCTCGCGGAAGGGGACGTCGCGGAGCTCTGCGAACGCCTGCGCACCGACGTGGAGGTGCGCAGCCGCGCCGAGGCCCTGCTGCGCGCGAAGCTGGAAGCCGACGACACCGCCCGCGCCCGCCATGGCGCGGAGGCCCGGGCCCTGGAGCAGCGCCGCGCCGACGCGGAGGTGTGGAAGACGCTGGGCGACCTCATCGGTTCGCACGACGGCAAGAAGTTCAAGGTCTTCGCCCAGAGCCTCACCCTGGACGCGCTGCTGCTGCACGCCAACGCGCACCTGCGCGAATTGGCCCGCCGCTACCGCCTGGAGCGCGTGCCCGGCCATGACCTGGACCTCCAGGTGGTGGACGGCGACATGGGCGACGAGGTCCGCAGCGTGGCCAGCCTCTCCGGCGGGGAGAGCTTCCTCGTGTCGCTCGCGCTCGCGCTGGGCCTGGCCTCGCTGTCGTCGGAGACGACGCAGGTGGAGACGCTCTTCATCGACGAGGGCTTCGGCACGCTGGACCCGGAGACGCTGGAGGTCGCGCTCGCCACGCTCGACGCGCTCCAGGCCACCGGCCGCCAGGTGGGCATCATCTCCCACGTGAGCGGGCTCGCCGAGCGCATCGGCGTGCAGGTGCGCGTGGTGAAGCAGGGCGGCGGCCGCAGCAAGCTCGTCGTGGAAGGCGACGCGGGGATGGTCATCCCCTCGGATCAGCAGGTGGCGTGACCTCAGCCCGTCGCCGGCTCCGCGCCCATCAGGCCGCGCACCACCGCGGCCACGGCCAGCGGCGTCGCCACGCGGTCGTCGCTCAGCGCCGCCAGCGCCCGCGCGAACTGCTCCGCGGAGGAGAAGCGCTGTGACGGGTGCGGCGCGAGCGCCCGGTCCAGCACCAGCGCCAGCGGATCCGACACCTCCGGCGCCACCATGCGCACGGGCGTCAGCCGCATGCCCCGGATGGAGGCCTCCACCTCCTCGGCCGTCCCTTCCTCATAGGGCGACTCCAGGGACAGCAGTTCGTACAGCAGCACCGCCGCCGCCCACAGGTCCACCGCCACGGAGACCTCACCGGCCAAGAGCTCCGGCGAGCGGTAGTTCTGCTTGCCCACCCGCCGCAGGTCCACCTCCAGCCCCGCGCGCGAGCGGGCCACGCCGAAGTCCGCCAGCTTCACCTCTCCGCCGCGCGACAGGAGCACGTTGTGCGGCGACACATCGCAGTGCACCACCGCCAGCGGCAGGCCCTTGGCGTTGGTGGCCTTGTGCGCGTACCCCAGCGCCTCCAGCACGTGGCGCACCATCATCACGGAGATGTCGATGGGCAGCTCGATGCGCCGGCGCCGGCACTGCGCCAGCACGCGCCCCAGGTCCGTGCCGTCCACCAGCTCCAGCGCCAGGTAGGGCCCGTCCGCCAGCTCGCCGTACTCCCGGAAGCCCACGATGTGCGGATGGTCCAGGCACCGCGCCAGCTCCCCCTCGTGCAGGAGCTGCTCGCGCGCCTCCGCGTCCCGCAGGCGCTCCGGCCGCACGCGCTTGAGGGCCACCTCCTCGCCCGCATGCGGGCCCTGGAGCATCCGCGCGCGGAACACCTCCGCGTTGCCGCCGCGCCCCAGCCGCGACAGCAGCTGGAAGCGGCCCAGGTCGCGCGGCCACTCGGGTGTCTTGCCTTCCTCCAACGTCACGCCTTCTCTCCGGCCAGGCTCGCCAGGTATCCGTCCAGCGTCGCCGAAAAGGTGGCGTCGTCGCTCAGGAAGGCCAGCCCCACGCCCCCGGTGTATTGCTCGTCCACCACATGCACCACCAGCGCCTCGCCCTGCAACCGCTGGCCGTTGGGCAGCTTCACGTCCACGGTGACGACGCTGTCCTGGGGCGGGCGGTGCGCCGTGCGCACGAAGAGCCCCCCGTTGCTGATGTTCAGCGCGTGCTCGCGCACGAAGTCCAGCTCCGTGCGGAACTCCATCTCCAGCTTCACCGCGAAGCGCCGGGCGCGGCGCTGGGTCTCATCACCCGCGGGGGCCTGCGCGGAAGGCTCCGACGGCGGTGAGTCCTCGGACGGTCCAGTCCGCGGCGCGTCCGCGCTTCCGGCTCGAGCGGCCAGCGGCGCGGGCGGTGCCTCGGATGGCGGCGGAGCCTTTGGCTCGGACGGCGCGGGTAGGGGGCCTCGCGCGGCCAGCGCCTCCAGGTGCTGCCGCAGCTCCTGCGCGGCCTGCGTGCGCTCATTGCCGCCGAAGGGCGTGCCGCCCGCCAGCGTGCGCGAGCGCAGCGCGTCCCGCTCCGCCTTGGGCAGCCGCCACAACTCCACGAACGTGCCGCCGCTCTTGCGAACCTCTTCGCCCAGCCGCTCCACCGCCGCGCGCGGATAGCCGGGCACCTCCACCTTCACCTCCAGCGCGCCGGCCTCGTCGCGAAACGCCACCACGAGCTGCATCGACTGCGCGGACGGCAGAAGCGCACTCAGGCCCTCCACGACAGCCGCCGCCTTCTCAGGCGAAGCCGCTTCCCCCCAGACCGCCGCGAGACCGAACACAGGCACGGGGCGGACGATAACCGAGCCCTCCTGGCCTCGGTAAAGACAGTGCAGTCGGAAACAGGCGACAGCGGTGAACGCCGAGTTTACGAATCGTGATTCCGCCTCCGTCCCAGGGCGTACCTACATCGGCATCGGATACGCATCCCTCTATGCTGAGGGTGTTCTCCGTAACCCCCCTTTCCGGAGTGCTGACCCGTTATGCGCAATTGGATCCGACTCTTCTCCGGCACGCTGCTCGCCGCCACGCTCATGGCGGGCTGCGGCGGCTCTGACCCGGACCCTGGCCCTGGCCCTGACCCCACCAACGACGGAGGCCCGGGAAGCGACGCGGGCGTCGACGCGGGCTTCGATGCCGGCTACGTCGAGGACGCGGGCGTCATCATCGACCCCGACCCGGATCCGGGTGAAGTCCCCGTCGACCCGTATGATCCGAACAACGCGACGAAGGACTCGGACTGCGACGGCCTGACGGACCAGGAGGAGTTCTCCACGGTCTATGCCGGCGGCCTGAAGACGAACCCGGGCCTGCGCGACACGGACGGCGACGGCATCCGCGACGGCGTGGAGGTGGGCCGTACGTCCAGTGTCAGCACGGACCCGAGCTGCAACTTCCGCGGGGACCAGGACCCCACGACGCGCACCTCGCCGGTGAAGGCGGACACGGACGATGACGGCATCCCGGACGGCCTGGAGGACGCCAACCGCAACGGCAAGCGCGACCTCACGGAGACGGACCCCAACACGGCGGACTCCGACAATGACGGCATCCCGGACGGCGTGGAGGACGCGAACAAGAACGGCTCGGTGAGCCCCGGCGAGACGGATCCCCGCCTGCGCGACACGGACGGCGACGGCCTGCCGGACGGCCTGGAGAAGTCGACGGGCACGGATCCGCTCAAGCCGGACTCGGACGGCGACACCTGCTCGGACGGCGCCGAGGACGTGAACAAGAACGGCAAGGTGGACCCGGGCGAGACGGATCCGCGCAAGGCGGACTGCGCCGCGTCCATCCCCGACGCGGACTTCGACGGCATCCCCGACTCCGTTGAAATCGCCACCGGCACCAACCCGAACAACGCCGACACGGACGGCGACGGCGTGGCGGACGGCGTGGAGGACACGAACAAGAACGGCCGCGTGGACTCCGGTGAGACCGACCCGCGCCTGACCGACACCGACTGCGACGGGCTCCAGGACGGCGCCGGCCGCAACGGCTTCCTCGGCGAGGACCCCAACTCCAACGGCCAGGTGGACCCCGGCGAGACGGACCCCACCAACCCGGACACCGACGGCGACGGCCTGCTGGACGGCGTGGAGCGTGGCGTGACCACGGCCGCGGCCCCGCGCAACAACTGCGGCTACGTGGGTGACGCGGACCCGGCGACGAAGACGGACGCCACCAAGGCGGACAGCGACGGCGACGGCATCCCCGACGGCGCGGAGGACTCCAACCAGAACGGCAAGGTGGACCCCGGCGAGCTCAACCCGCTGGACCCCAAGGACGGCGCGGCCTCCACGCCCGCGGGCAAGGCGTGCAGCGTGCAGAACCTGCGCACGGTGACCTTCAAGGAGGACAGCGGCGCGGACATCCGGCTCGCGCTGCCCAACACCTTCAAGGACGCCAACCTGCTCAACCTGAAGGCCAACGGCCAGACCGTGGGCGTGATGGGCTATGACGACACGAAGCAGGTGACGTTCATCGCGTACAAGCGCGGTCAGGTGGGCTCCTCCACCACGCCCTCCTCCGACGAGTCGGGCATCCGCACTGGCACGGCGCTGCTGTCGCCGGCGGACGTGGAGTTCACGCAGACGTTCACCACCTGGGACGGCTTCCCCGCGGCGGTCTCCCGCTACGCGCTCGCCGGCACGACGGAGCTGAAGGCGTTCACCAACTCGCTGGCGCGCCAGCTGGTGCCCAACAGCACGGAGACGCTCGGCGGCACGGCGGGCATCAACGGCCCGTTCAAGATCCAGGCGCAGTACGTGCACCGCTCCAACCAGAGCGTCGTGGTGGTGCTCGCCATCACGCCGGCGGCCCGCTACAACGAGGCGGGCAGCCTCTTCACGACGGCGGACACGGCGGGCGGCTCCGCGCTGGCGCAGTTCGGCGACGCGGACGCGGTGCAGTGCGAGGTCTTCACCGGCAACACGGCCGTGGTGGACTTCCTCTTCGTGGTGGACGACTCCGGCTCCATGGCGTCGTCGCAGACGTCGCTGGCGAACGCGGGCACGGCGGTGGCCAACAAGCTGGGCAACGCGACGCTGGACTGGCGCGTGTCCATGGTGACCACCAGCTACACGGTGGGCAGCAGCGCCAACCGCAACGTGCTGCGTCCCTTCACCACCAACATCAACCAGTTCAAGGCGTGGCTGACCCAGAACGCGGTGTGCAACAACAGCGTCTGCGCCGTGAAAGGCGGCACCACCCAGAACCCCACGTACACGCCGCTGCCCAACACCACGTGCACGGCGGACACCAACTGCTGGGTGGGCCTGAAGGGCGATGGCAGCGAGCGTCCGTTGGAGGCGGCGCGCAAGGCCATCAACGACATGGCCGCGTCCACGGGCGGCGCGGAGACGAAGCTCCGTCCGGGCGCGAAGGTGGTGGTGGTCATCCTCACGGACGTGAAGGACCAGTCCACGGACACGGTGGCCAACTACATCTCGTACTTCCTCAACAACGGCACCACGTCCGGCACCACGAGCAACCCCACGGGCCAGCCCATCCAGGTGCACGGCATCATCTGCCCGCCGGACGGCGGCCAGTGCTACTCGGGTGAGGACAACACGAACCCGCGCCACCTGGACGTCATCCAGGCCACGGGCGGCGTGTCCGGCAGCATCCGGGACAACACCTCCATCACCAACACCATCAACGCCATCGTGGACAGCGTCATCGCGTCGGTGGGTTACCGCACGCTCAAGCCGCCGATTGGCGCGTCGCTGAAGGTCGCGGTGGAGGCGGTGGTGGACCCGGCCGTCTGCCCCAGCACCGGGGACCTGCCGCGCAGCCGCACCAACGGCTTCGACGTGGACGGCATCAACCGCACCGTGTCCTTCTACGGCGCCTGCCGTCCGAAGGAGTCCGGCAAGACGCAGGCGGCGCTGTCGTACCGCTACTGGATCGACCGCACGGCCAAGCCGGACGGCAACCCGCCGCCCTGCATCTCCGACACGCAGTACTACGACTCGAACGATCCGGACTTCTGCAAGGGCAAGCTCGCCTGCAACCGCACCACGGACAAGTGCGAGTGCCCGGCGGACTGCGGTGGCACGGCCCCCCCGGGCCAGGTGTGCAACACGGACCGCGCGGTGTGTGACTTCACCTGCGCGCCGGACTGCGGCGGCACGTGCGGCACCTTCGAGACGTGCAACACGGGCACCTGCTCGTGCAGCTGCGTGCAGTCCGCGTCCTGCGCGGCGGGCTACAAGTTCGACAACAACGCCTGCGGCTGCGTCTGCGACACGGGCGCGCTCAACTGCGGCAACAGCTCCGCCGCCAACGCGGAACTGTGCGCCTGCGTCTGCAAGCCGGACTGCGGCGGCTGCGCGCCGGGCTTCACCTGCAACGTCAGCGCGTGCGTCTGCGAGAAGCCCATCGGCTAGGCCGTGAATGAAGACGCGCTCCCGGTGCCTCATGGACCGGGAGCGCGGCGCTCAAATCCGAAGCCCCCGCTCCGCGACACCCTTTCAAAGGGGAAGCGGGCCGGGGGCTTCTTCTTTCCCCTCGGTTACTTCACCGCGGCCAGATTCGGCGGCGCGCTGGCGGCGCGGTACACGGGGTAGAGGCCCAGGCGCTCGTCCCAGGTCGGGTGGCGCTCGGCGAAGAAGCGCAGCCGGGCGCGCGGGTCCTTGGCGAACGCGGGGTCCTTCAGGCGCTCCTGGAACGCGGCCTTCACGCCCGCGTCCTTCGCCAGCAGCTCGCGGGCCCAGGGCTCCAGCACGTAGTCCTCGATGTATTCCTTCTGCTCGAAGTGGGCGTTGAAGAAGCCCCACGCCAGCAGCGAGTCCGGCGCCGCGGGCTCGAAGAGGTGCGCCACCAGCTCCACGTTCTTCTGCGCCACCGGCACGTAGAGCGTCCCCGCGGGCAGGTCCTGCGTGTCCGGCTTCCACTCGCCATTCGCGGTGAGGCCCTGGTGGCCTTCGTTGGAGCGCACCTGGAACTGGAAGTCCTTGGAGCGGAACGACTCCACCTTCGCCGCGGGCACCGCGCGGGTGATGCGCTGGAACGCGATGCCGTGCGCGGCCAGCTTCGGCGCGACCCACGCGGCGTGCGCGGCGGACACCAGGTAGCCGCCCTCGGGCAGCTTCACGGTGACGGCGGGCTCCACGTCCGGCAGGTACGGCACCTTCCACGTCTGGGGCTGCGTGTCGTCGTAGCGGATGTACGGCTGGCCGGAGATGTCCGACGGCATGCGCTCGTAGGCGTAACCCTTGAACGCGATCGCCTCGCGCTTGGACGTGTTCTTCCAGCCGAGCACCACCTCGCGCACCTGTCCGGCCACGGCCTTCTGGTCCTCCGCCTTCACGGCGGCCAGCAGCGCGGCGCCGTCGCGGGCCACGAGCTTCAAGAGGCCCTCCAGCACGTCGCGGGTGGCCTTCACGCGCTGCTCATAGTTCTTCCAGGAGTGCGTCTCCACGAGCACGCCGAAGCGGTGGTGGACGGACCAGAAGGCGTGGCTGAAGCGCGGCGGGGGGACGCCGTAGGCGAAGCCGCTCGTGGGGTCGTCATCCCGGAGGAACGACGGGTAGAAGCGCAGCGGCTGGTGCCCCTGGGCGGTGAGGCCGGTGAAGAGCTCGTCCACCAGCTTCGTGCCCCGCTCGCGCAAGCC
The sequence above is drawn from the Corallococcus sp. NCRR genome and encodes:
- a CDS encoding M14 family zinc carboxypeptidase, with the protein product MLLPTLAALVLTQAPPPLTTVSEQSGWKRTGRYAEAESLCRAFPKAFPGKARCDTLGTTPEGRPLVALVVSQDGTLTADAARKKGRPVVFFQGGIHAGEIDGKDAGYWLLRDALQNRASVPDLLKGVTAVFVPVFNVDGHERFNPNHRPNQVGPEEMGFRVTAQNFNLNRDYVKADAPEMVLLLKYLNAWDPLVYVDLHVTDGAKFEPDVSVGLEPQKSGPPGLRERGTKLVDELFTGLTAQGHQPLRFYPSFLRDDDPTSGFAYGVPPPRFSHAFWSVHHRFGVLVETHSWKNYEQRVKATRDVLEGLLKLVARDGAALLAAVKAEDQKAVAGQVREVVLGWKNTSKREAIAFKGYAYERMPSDISGQPYIRYDDTQPQTWKVPYLPDVEPAVTVKLPEGGYLVSAAHAAWVAPKLAAHGIAFQRITRAVPAAKVESFRSKDFQFQVRSNEGHQGLTANGEWKPDTQDLPAGTLYVPVAQKNVELVAHLFEPAAPDSLLAWGFFNAHFEQKEYIEDYVLEPWARELLAKDAGVKAAFQERLKDPAFAKDPRARLRFFAERHPTWDERLGLYPVYRAASAPPNLAAVK